Proteins encoded by one window of Salmonirosea aquatica:
- a CDS encoding M28 family peptidase, with translation MRFNNIRTLFIGAGVFLFSLCAVAQDLASQDILAHIQVLASDSLEGRGTATVGEMKAARYIASWFKRAGLEPKGGNGSFFQPFGTVIHYEGIPHQVTAHNVVGFLDNGSDQTIVIGAHYDHLGKGYQTGSLTADSEDLIHNGADDNASGTAGLIELARYFAGNKVKEKYNVLFIAFSGEELGLLGSKFFTSHPTIPMESVAFMINMDMIGRLDESKGLTIGGWGTSPSWGTLLPALALKNTLKFAVDSSGIGPSDHTSFYLQQKPVLFFFTGVHSDYHKVTDDADKINAPGVSKILGLVVGLVTELDKKGGMLTFTEAGNPHTQEAQTSFKVTLGIIPDYSFNGRGLRIDGVTKNRPAAKAGLATGDIIVKMGEYPIKDIQDYMKSLGQFESGQSIDVEVRRSEESKAFRVTF, from the coding sequence ATGAGATTCAACAACATCAGGACCCTTTTCATTGGGGCGGGAGTGTTCTTATTTTCGCTTTGCGCTGTCGCCCAGGACCTCGCTTCCCAAGATATTCTTGCCCATATACAGGTACTGGCTTCTGATTCGCTAGAAGGGCGGGGCACGGCGACGGTAGGTGAAATGAAAGCAGCCCGGTACATCGCCAGTTGGTTCAAGCGGGCTGGCCTGGAGCCTAAGGGCGGCAATGGTAGCTTTTTTCAGCCTTTCGGTACCGTAATCCATTACGAAGGCATCCCGCATCAGGTTACGGCACACAATGTGGTGGGATTTCTGGACAATGGTTCTGATCAGACGATTGTGATTGGAGCGCATTATGACCATCTGGGCAAAGGCTACCAGACGGGCTCACTGACGGCCGACAGCGAGGACCTGATTCACAACGGGGCAGACGACAATGCTTCGGGTACGGCGGGATTGATCGAACTGGCCCGGTACTTTGCGGGTAACAAAGTGAAGGAAAAATATAACGTACTTTTCATTGCTTTTTCGGGCGAAGAGTTAGGACTGCTGGGCTCCAAGTTTTTTACCAGCCATCCCACGATTCCGATGGAATCGGTGGCGTTCATGATCAACATGGATATGATTGGACGCCTGGATGAAAGCAAAGGATTGACCATTGGCGGCTGGGGTACCAGTCCAAGCTGGGGAACGCTTCTGCCCGCGCTGGCCCTTAAAAACACATTGAAATTTGCGGTGGATTCGTCGGGCATCGGGCCATCGGATCACACGTCTTTTTATCTCCAACAAAAACCCGTCCTGTTCTTTTTCACGGGGGTACATTCCGATTACCATAAAGTCACCGACGATGCGGATAAAATCAATGCACCGGGCGTCAGCAAAATACTGGGCTTGGTAGTCGGGTTGGTCACAGAGCTGGACAAAAAGGGTGGTATGCTCACGTTTACCGAAGCAGGAAACCCGCACACGCAGGAAGCGCAGACGAGCTTCAAAGTGACGCTTGGTATTATTCCCGATTATAGTTTCAACGGGCGCGGCCTACGCATCGACGGCGTCACCAAAAACCGGCCGGCCGCCAAAGCGGGACTGGCAACGGGCGATATTATCGTAAAAATGGGCGAGTATCCGATCAAGGATATTCAGGACTATATGAAATCGCTGGGGCAATTCGAGAGCGGCCAGAGCATCGACGTGGAGGTCAGGCGCAGTGAGGAGAGCAAAGCCTTCCGCGTGACCTTTTAG
- a CDS encoding sugar phosphate isomerase/epimerase family protein has translation MLFGASTFIWASPFSTQNIDLLTKVKTMGYDIIEIAVEDRSIIDWPEIKSVAHDLDLKITISGAFGTERDISSTEPHYRQLGKEYIVDCIKIAAKVGSPLFGGPLYSAVGKTRLVSDEQKKQERAWCVETLAEVSKIAADQGVVLGLEPLNRFETDMVNTVEQALSLVQEVGTPSLQIVLDTFHANIEEKDIPDAIRKIGKDLLCHVQGNESDRGTPGTAHLEWEGIRDALNEIGYEGAMVIETFGQPSKELARAACIWRPLANSADELASEGLAFYKKMFL, from the coding sequence ATGTTATTCGGCGCTTCAACCTTCATCTGGGCCTCGCCCTTTTCGACTCAGAATATTGATTTACTGACCAAAGTCAAAACCATGGGCTACGATATCATTGAAATCGCCGTGGAAGATAGGAGTATTATTGACTGGCCTGAAATTAAATCCGTGGCCCATGACCTGGACTTGAAAATTACCATCAGCGGGGCTTTCGGTACGGAACGGGATATTTCCAGCACCGAGCCACACTACCGCCAACTGGGTAAAGAATATATTGTGGATTGTATCAAAATCGCCGCCAAGGTGGGCAGTCCCCTATTTGGGGGGCCGTTGTATTCGGCCGTGGGAAAAACCCGGCTTGTTTCGGACGAACAGAAAAAGCAGGAGCGCGCCTGGTGCGTGGAAACCCTGGCCGAGGTAAGCAAAATTGCTGCCGACCAGGGTGTGGTGCTGGGACTGGAACCCCTCAACCGCTTCGAAACCGACATGGTCAATACCGTGGAGCAGGCGCTTTCGCTGGTGCAAGAGGTAGGTACCCCCAGTCTGCAGATCGTGCTGGATACCTTTCATGCCAACATTGAAGAAAAAGACATCCCGGACGCGATCCGGAAAATTGGCAAAGACCTACTCTGCCACGTACAGGGCAACGAAAGCGACCGGGGTACCCCCGGCACCGCCCACCTCGAATGGGAAGGTATCCGCGATGCCCTTAACGAAATCGGTTACGAGGGAGCGATGGTTATCGAAACCTTCGGACAACCATCCAAGGAACTGGCCCGTGCGGCCTGCATCTGGCGCCCTTTGGCCAATAGTGCCGATGAACTGGCCAGTGAAGGGCTGGCTTTTTATAAAAAAATGTTTTTGTAG
- a CDS encoding ThuA domain-containing protein: MTKSIFRLSLVLPFLLLLGMACSKKSTSSGKKPIKVLMVGGGSSHDFNRWYKQEDSQTLERDGLATVEYTDDPTTILSKLPGIDVLYLANNQPIQDEATRKAIFGLVDAGKGLVLAHPALWYNWKDWPEYNQKLVGGGSRGHNKYGPFDVTVTAKNSPIMKGVPATFHLDDELYYYKIDPAGTPIEVLATSKASTGPEVFPSIFTVKYPKGRVVGIALGHDAASHTLDAYQTILRNSVKWAAKKRIR; encoded by the coding sequence ATGACCAAATCAATTTTTAGACTCAGCCTGGTCCTCCCGTTCCTTCTGCTATTGGGCATGGCCTGCTCGAAAAAAAGTACTTCTTCGGGAAAAAAGCCCATTAAAGTCCTGATGGTGGGCGGGGGTTCTTCCCACGATTTCAACCGTTGGTACAAGCAGGAAGACTCCCAGACCCTGGAAAGGGATGGCCTGGCAACGGTGGAATACACCGACGATCCGACCACGATTCTTTCCAAACTGCCGGGTATCGATGTCCTGTACCTTGCCAATAACCAGCCCATTCAGGACGAGGCCACCCGGAAAGCCATCTTCGGACTCGTGGATGCCGGGAAAGGACTGGTGCTGGCGCATCCGGCCTTGTGGTACAACTGGAAGGACTGGCCGGAATACAATCAGAAACTCGTCGGGGGCGGATCCCGGGGCCATAACAAGTACGGGCCTTTTGATGTCACGGTGACGGCCAAAAACAGCCCGATCATGAAAGGGGTACCCGCCACGTTCCATCTTGACGACGAACTGTACTACTACAAGATCGATCCTGCCGGAACACCTATCGAGGTGCTAGCTACTTCCAAAGCCTCTACTGGTCCCGAAGTGTTTCCCAGTATTTTTACAGTGAAGTACCCCAAAGGCCGCGTCGTCGGTATCGCCCTTGGTCATGATGCGGCCTCCCACACCCTGGATGCCTATCAGACCATCCTGCGGAATTCCGTCAAGTGGGCAGCAAAAAAAAGAATTAGGTAA
- a CDS encoding PHP domain-containing protein — MRTFSYFFLLLLSLSSQAQSPTRWYKGNTHTHTLWSDGDDFPELILDWYKTRGYDFIALSDHNILADKEFWRQIPTHPFRQERFREYLAKYGDQWVNYKTDSAGRISVKLKTLNEFRPLFEEKGKFLIIKAEEVTDKFGDKPIHMNAVNVKELILPRGGGSVAEVMQNNLDAVWEQRERTGQPMFPHINHPNFGWAVKANDMMGLRGERFFEVYNGHPHVHNYGDSTTYGMDELWDALLTRYIQDGKPPLYGLATDDSHNYLEYKVGLSNPGRGWIMVRANDLTPEALIGALEKGDFYATTGVLLKDVQAKKGVLSVEVDAKPGTRYTIQFWGSRTSKKGTQERQRILLKEIKGTRASFALTSGDLYIRAKIISDTPQKNPFQEGDVETAWTQPLVR; from the coding sequence ATGCGCACGTTTTCTTATTTCTTCCTGCTCCTGCTTTCCCTCTCCAGCCAGGCACAGTCCCCTACCCGCTGGTATAAGGGCAACACCCATACCCATACGTTGTGGAGCGATGGCGACGACTTCCCCGAGCTGATTCTGGATTGGTACAAAACCCGGGGGTACGATTTCATCGCGCTGTCCGATCACAACATTCTGGCTGATAAGGAATTCTGGCGACAGATTCCTACCCATCCCTTCCGGCAGGAACGCTTCCGGGAGTACCTGGCAAAATATGGCGACCAATGGGTAAATTATAAAACCGACTCCGCCGGACGCATCAGCGTCAAGCTCAAAACGCTCAATGAATTTCGTCCTTTGTTTGAAGAAAAAGGTAAATTCCTGATCATCAAAGCCGAGGAGGTGACGGACAAGTTTGGCGACAAGCCCATTCACATGAATGCCGTCAATGTGAAAGAACTGATTCTTCCCCGAGGCGGTGGCAGCGTAGCGGAAGTCATGCAGAACAACCTCGATGCCGTCTGGGAGCAGCGTGAACGCACCGGACAGCCCATGTTTCCCCACATCAACCACCCCAACTTCGGCTGGGCCGTAAAAGCCAACGACATGATGGGGCTGCGTGGCGAGCGGTTTTTCGAGGTCTACAACGGCCATCCGCATGTCCATAACTACGGCGATAGCACCACCTACGGTATGGATGAACTGTGGGATGCGCTCCTGACCCGCTACATCCAGGACGGCAAACCACCCCTGTACGGACTCGCCACCGACGATTCGCACAACTACCTCGAATATAAGGTAGGGCTCAGTAATCCGGGGCGGGGCTGGATCATGGTACGCGCTAATGACCTTACTCCGGAAGCTTTGATTGGCGCGTTAGAAAAAGGTGATTTTTACGCCACTACGGGGGTACTACTCAAAGATGTGCAAGCGAAAAAGGGGGTACTTTCGGTAGAAGTCGATGCGAAGCCCGGGACGCGGTATACCATTCAGTTCTGGGGTTCGCGGACTTCGAAAAAGGGTACCCAGGAACGCCAGCGGATTTTATTGAAAGAAATCAAAGGTACCCGAGCCAGCTTTGCTCTGACTTCTGGTGATTTGTACATACGGGCCAAAATCATTTCAGATACGCCGCAGAAGAATCCCTTCCAGGAAGGCGATGTAGAAACCGCCTGGACTCAGCCGCTGGTCAGGTAA
- a CDS encoding nuclear transport factor 2 family protein — protein sequence MYHSMNPEKNKRNAIAFYKTAYEGEPRKAIEHYVGDDYIQHNPSVSDGTEGFIAYFERMAEEYPDKTIQFVRAVAEGDLVALHTHQVWPGNDQYVTMDFFRFDEKGKIVEHWDAIQQVPPETANGNTMY from the coding sequence ATGTATCATTCGATGAATCCCGAAAAGAACAAACGAAACGCCATTGCTTTTTATAAAACAGCCTACGAGGGGGAACCTCGCAAAGCCATTGAACACTATGTGGGTGATGACTATATTCAGCACAATCCCTCTGTTTCGGATGGTACTGAGGGATTTATTGCTTACTTTGAACGCATGGCGGAAGAGTACCCCGACAAAACCATCCAGTTCGTCAGGGCCGTTGCCGAAGGAGATCTGGTGGCACTGCACACGCATCAGGTATGGCCCGGAAACGATCAGTATGTGACCATGGATTTCTTTCGATTTGATGAAAAGGGAAAAATTGTGGAGCATTGGGATGCCATCCAACAGGTACCTCCAGAAACAGCCAATGGAAATACGATGTACTGA
- a CDS encoding MerR family transcriptional regulator — MEEKNKRYYDTNEVAEIVGCNPSALRFWEKEFPHLNPKRDSRNRRRYTQEDIEIVRKILHQRRDQGRTVQGARHQMNHRETAQNLIHRLQRVRSFLEEIKESLEESGRSKSES; from the coding sequence ATGGAAGAAAAGAATAAACGCTACTATGATACTAACGAAGTGGCCGAGATCGTAGGGTGCAACCCTTCGGCGCTACGGTTCTGGGAGAAAGAGTTTCCGCATCTCAACCCAAAGCGTGACTCCCGCAACCGCCGCCGTTACACGCAGGAAGACATCGAAATCGTCAGGAAAATCCTGCACCAACGTCGCGATCAGGGCCGGACGGTGCAGGGCGCGCGACACCAGATGAACCACCGCGAAACGGCCCAGAACCTGATCCACCGGCTGCAGCGGGTACGGTCGTTTCTGGAAGAAATCAAAGAGTCGCTCGAAGAAAGCGGGCGGTCAAAGAGTGAAAGCTGA
- a CDS encoding Gfo/Idh/MocA family protein, with product MSNQQITVVIVGMGFGKEFIPIYQAHPNIKAVGICTRRKHVRDELTAKFNLDPNLVFEHFEDIPGREDVDAIHIVTPVPDHARMTLASLNANKHTACTIPMAMTKEDCAAIVEAKRKSGKVYMMMETALYTREFLYGLKKAESGELGRIQFVRGSHIQDMSMPGWDEYWKGYPPMLNGTHAISPLLRINNTIAETVVCHGSGRLSDDLASRYNSPFAVETATFTLKDSDVIAEATRSLFDVVRQYRESYDVYGTKMSFEWEQLEDESHVIFTGGEDAERIDVPDTDELLIEPIKHFTKRKVIDDPNHVSFLQGAGHGGSHPHLVQEFVAAIVEGRDSAVDAALAANYTCAGICAHESAMKGGERIQVPSFE from the coding sequence ATGAGCAACCAACAAATCACAGTCGTTATCGTCGGAATGGGTTTTGGGAAAGAATTCATTCCCATCTACCAGGCACACCCCAACATCAAAGCCGTGGGTATCTGTACCCGCCGCAAGCATGTCCGCGACGAACTGACCGCCAAATTCAACCTTGATCCTAATTTGGTATTCGAACATTTCGAAGATATCCCGGGTCGTGAGGACGTGGACGCCATTCACATCGTGACGCCCGTACCCGATCACGCCCGCATGACGCTGGCTTCATTGAATGCCAACAAACACACCGCCTGCACCATTCCGATGGCCATGACCAAGGAAGACTGCGCCGCCATCGTGGAGGCCAAGCGCAAATCGGGCAAAGTGTATATGATGATGGAAACGGCCCTTTATACCCGTGAATTCCTGTACGGCCTCAAAAAAGCCGAATCTGGCGAACTGGGCCGGATTCAGTTTGTGCGCGGCTCGCATATTCAGGACATGAGCATGCCCGGTTGGGACGAATACTGGAAGGGGTACCCCCCGATGCTGAACGGTACCCACGCCATATCGCCTCTCTTGCGCATCAACAATACCATCGCCGAAACCGTCGTCTGCCACGGATCGGGCCGCCTGTCGGATGATCTGGCGAGCCGATACAATTCGCCCTTCGCCGTCGAAACGGCTACGTTCACCCTGAAAGATTCGGACGTTATTGCTGAGGCAACGCGTTCGTTGTTCGATGTGGTACGGCAATACCGTGAAAGCTACGATGTGTACGGTACCAAGATGTCGTTCGAATGGGAACAGTTGGAAGACGAAAGTCACGTGATTTTCACGGGCGGCGAGGACGCCGAACGCATTGACGTACCCGACACCGACGAACTCCTGATCGAGCCCATCAAGCATTTCACCAAACGCAAGGTGATCGACGACCCCAACCATGTGTCATTTCTGCAGGGGGCCGGCCACGGCGGTTCGCATCCGCACCTGGTGCAGGAGTTCGTCGCCGCCATCGTCGAAGGCCGCGATTCGGCCGTAGACGCCGCCCTGGCCGCCAACTACACCTGCGCGGGCATCTGCGCCCACGAATCAGCCATGAAAGGCGGGGAACGGATTCAGGTACCTTCGTTTGAGTAG
- a CDS encoding GH39 family glycosyl hydrolase codes for MPRISVQVVAFFAFLALPLSYATAQPTPKPVIIEVDLNKEKGESKPIWAWFGYDEPNYTYMKDGKKLLTELAQANRVPVYVRAHSLLVTGDGEATLKWGSTNAYTEDKNGNPVYDWTIIDKIFDTYVERGMKPLAQIGFMPEALSTKPEPYRHYWKPDNSYGDIFTGWAYPPNDYKKFAELVYQWVRHSVERYGKAEVESWYWELWNEPDIPYWKGTTEEYIKLYDYTADAVKRALPTARMGGPEVTGPNSEKATAFFRAFMDHIVKGKNYVTGKTGSPIDFITFHAKGSPRVVDGHVQMNMGAQLRNIDKGFEIVASYPTLKNLPIVIGESDPEGCAACSEDFHPSNAYRNGTMYSSYTAASYARKQDMAEARGVNLLGAVTWAFEFEDQPWFRGFRDLATNGVDKPVLNTFRMFGMLPERRVEVNQRDLSYSFQKVTKESVRGEADINGYAAKGTREAAVMVWNYHDDNVPAAAAPVSVQIKNLTASRVLVQHYRIDQEHSNSYEAWKKMGSPQKPTPEQIALLEKAGQLELLTSPKWMSVQKGSLELPFELPRQGVSLIRVSW; via the coding sequence ATGCCCCGAATTTCCGTTCAAGTAGTCGCTTTCTTTGCTTTCCTGGCTCTCCCTTTATCGTACGCCACGGCGCAACCTACCCCTAAACCCGTAATCATCGAGGTAGATTTGAATAAGGAAAAAGGCGAATCCAAACCCATTTGGGCGTGGTTTGGCTACGACGAGCCGAACTATACTTACATGAAAGACGGGAAAAAACTCCTCACCGAACTCGCGCAGGCCAACCGGGTACCCGTGTACGTGCGGGCGCACAGTCTGCTGGTGACAGGCGACGGCGAAGCGACCCTGAAATGGGGCTCGACCAATGCCTACACGGAAGATAAAAACGGCAATCCAGTATATGACTGGACGATCATCGACAAAATTTTCGATACCTACGTCGAGCGTGGCATGAAACCCCTGGCGCAAATTGGCTTCATGCCGGAGGCGCTTTCCACCAAGCCGGAGCCCTACCGGCACTACTGGAAGCCCGACAATAGCTATGGCGATATATTTACCGGCTGGGCTTACCCACCCAACGACTATAAGAAATTTGCCGAACTGGTGTACCAATGGGTCAGACACTCGGTGGAGCGATATGGAAAAGCTGAGGTGGAAAGCTGGTACTGGGAATTATGGAATGAGCCCGATATCCCCTACTGGAAAGGTACCACCGAGGAATACATCAAGCTCTATGACTACACCGCCGATGCCGTCAAGCGGGCTCTGCCCACCGCCCGCATGGGTGGCCCCGAGGTAACGGGGCCCAATTCCGAGAAAGCAACCGCTTTTTTCCGGGCCTTTATGGATCATATCGTCAAGGGTAAAAATTACGTAACGGGTAAGACAGGCTCGCCCATTGACTTCATCACTTTTCACGCCAAAGGTTCACCCAGGGTAGTGGACGGCCACGTGCAGATGAACATGGGGGCGCAGTTGCGTAACATCGATAAGGGCTTCGAAATCGTAGCTTCCTACCCTACTCTCAAAAACCTGCCCATCGTCATCGGTGAGTCCGATCCCGAGGGCTGCGCCGCTTGCTCGGAAGATTTCCACCCTTCCAACGCCTACCGCAACGGTACGATGTACAGCAGCTATACGGCCGCTTCCTACGCCCGCAAGCAGGACATGGCCGAGGCGCGGGGTGTCAACCTGCTGGGTGCCGTCACCTGGGCTTTCGAGTTTGAAGATCAGCCCTGGTTCAGGGGTTTCCGCGACCTGGCTACCAACGGCGTGGACAAACCCGTACTCAATACTTTCCGGATGTTTGGGATGCTACCCGAGCGTCGGGTGGAGGTCAATCAGCGGGATCTGTCCTACTCGTTTCAGAAAGTAACCAAAGAAAGTGTGCGTGGTGAGGCCGATATCAATGGCTATGCTGCCAAAGGTACCCGCGAAGCCGCCGTGATGGTCTGGAATTACCACGACGACAATGTACCTGCCGCCGCGGCTCCGGTTTCGGTACAAATCAAAAATCTTACCGCCTCTCGCGTACTGGTACAGCACTATCGCATCGACCAGGAACACAGCAATTCGTACGAAGCCTGGAAAAAAATGGGCTCGCCGCAAAAACCTACCCCCGAGCAAATCGCCTTGCTCGAAAAAGCCGGGCAGCTCGAGCTCCTCACTTCTCCCAAATGGATGAGTGTACAGAAAGGTAGCCTGGAATTACCGTTCGAGTTGCCCCGGCAGGGCGTTTCCCTGATCCGGGTTTCGTGGTAG
- a CDS encoding DUF6786 family protein encodes MKTTFLFVVSIVGLMACTTNDKPTETNMQEYSPGSFGYDLDFLQKQDSSLIVLTNTARTAQVLVSGRYQGKVFTSTADGPTGRSFGWVNYKAFSGEKDAHMNAYGGENRLWLGPEGAQFSLFFKPGVNMEFENWYTPPAFDTEAWNVVSQNDKAVVMDKVMNLTNYAGTKLDLKVERSVRLLNKDGINDLLEVNLLHIKAVGYSTQNSLTNLGTEAWNQQTGAPCLWVLDMFAPSAQTTIVIPYLKEASGKVATTDYFGQIPPDRVRYQEGVLYFKADGKSRGKLGMTPQRAKTIAGSYDAENQVLTLTVFNVDQKGTYLNQEWKLVDEPLNGDAVNAYNDGPLEDGSQMGPFYELESVSPAAFLKPGEKLTHNHSVIHLTGDASELDQVARRTLGVSLAEIQNAFKD; translated from the coding sequence ATGAAGACCACCTTTTTATTTGTAGTAAGTATCGTAGGGCTGATGGCCTGCACAACCAACGACAAACCGACAGAAACCAACATGCAAGAATACAGCCCGGGCAGCTTTGGTTATGACCTGGATTTTTTACAGAAACAGGACAGTAGCCTTATCGTACTCACCAACACCGCACGCACGGCTCAGGTACTGGTTTCGGGCAGGTACCAGGGCAAAGTGTTTACGTCCACGGCCGACGGACCGACGGGACGAAGTTTTGGCTGGGTGAATTACAAGGCATTCAGCGGAGAAAAAGACGCCCACATGAATGCCTACGGTGGCGAAAACCGGCTTTGGCTGGGGCCGGAAGGTGCGCAGTTTTCGCTGTTTTTCAAGCCCGGGGTGAACATGGAGTTTGAGAACTGGTACACTCCTCCGGCTTTCGATACCGAAGCCTGGAACGTGGTTTCACAAAATGACAAAGCAGTGGTCATGGACAAAGTCATGAACCTGACCAACTATGCCGGCACGAAACTGGATCTGAAAGTGGAACGCTCGGTGCGCCTCCTGAACAAGGACGGAATCAACGACTTGCTGGAAGTGAATCTACTTCACATAAAAGCAGTGGGGTACAGCACCCAGAATTCCCTAACCAATCTAGGAACCGAAGCCTGGAATCAGCAGACGGGTGCTCCCTGCCTGTGGGTACTCGATATGTTTGCCCCTTCGGCCCAAACGACCATTGTAATTCCCTACCTCAAAGAAGCCAGCGGGAAGGTAGCCACCACGGATTATTTTGGTCAGATTCCACCTGATCGCGTCAGGTACCAGGAAGGGGTGCTTTATTTCAAAGCCGACGGGAAAAGCCGGGGAAAACTGGGCATGACTCCGCAACGGGCCAAAACCATAGCCGGAAGCTACGATGCCGAAAACCAAGTGTTGACGTTGACCGTGTTTAATGTCGATCAAAAGGGTACCTACCTCAATCAGGAATGGAAACTGGTGGACGAACCGTTGAATGGCGATGCTGTAAATGCCTATAACGACGGGCCGCTCGAAGACGGAAGCCAGATGGGACCCTTTTATGAATTGGAGAGCGTATCGCCCGCCGCATTTCTGAAACCGGGTGAAAAACTGACCCACAATCACAGCGTCATCCATCTGACGGGCGATGCGAGTGAACTGGATCAGGTGGCCCGACGCACCCTGGGTGTTTCCCTGGCGGAAATTCAGAATGCTTTTAAAGATTAA
- a CDS encoding Uma2 family endonuclease, with protein MEKSKQIPKILIYEEFDGHPIYRKGYKDFVMGIKKIEEINMGSSKLQSFIIGCILRNLIKSLPETYFMASSELGLHLEKNTNFAADIAIFREGQFPVGFHSTNYSEDIPNVVIEVDIKIDESEFFRTEEEYSNKKTERLLAWGVERVIWVFPASQRVLVADNAKKWELLSWELPIKVIDDHEINIWELMLKNGFQVE; from the coding sequence ATGGAAAAGTCCAAACAGATTCCAAAAATCCTGATATACGAAGAATTCGACGGCCACCCGATCTACCGGAAAGGCTATAAAGACTTTGTCATGGGCATCAAGAAAATCGAAGAAATCAATATGGGATCCAGCAAGCTCCAGTCGTTCATTATAGGATGTATATTGAGAAATCTAATAAAATCCCTTCCTGAAACTTACTTCATGGCCAGTTCTGAGTTGGGGCTGCATCTGGAAAAAAACACCAATTTCGCGGCAGATATTGCGATATTTAGAGAGGGCCAATTCCCGGTTGGCTTCCATTCAACCAATTATTCCGAAGATATCCCCAACGTAGTAATCGAAGTCGATATCAAAATTGACGAATCGGAATTTTTTCGTACAGAGGAAGAATACAGTAATAAAAAAACGGAGCGACTATTGGCTTGGGGCGTCGAACGGGTTATTTGGGTTTTCCCGGCTTCACAAAGGGTTTTGGTGGCCGACAATGCAAAAAAATGGGAGCTACTCAGTTGGGAATTACCCATTAAAGTCATTGACGACCACGAAATCAATATCTGGGAATTGATGCTAAAAAATGGTTTTCAGGTAGAATAG